The nucleotide sequence CAGCCGTTGCCCAACACGCTGCGCAATGCGTTGCAGATAGTCGAACTGGGCGAGCGTACCGATATTCCCGTCTTCGCCGGTTGCTGGCAGCCGATGCTGCGCGAACCGATCCACGGTCAGTTTCATGGCAAGAATGGGCTGGGCGACAGCGATTTCCCCGCGCCGCGTAAAGCGGCGGAGATGCAGCACGCGGTTAATTTTCTGATCGCCCGTTGCCGGGAGGCGGCGCAGAGCGGCGAGCGTATCACGCTGTGTTCGCTGGGGCCGCTGACCAATCTGGCCAGCGCGTTTTGCATCGCGCCCGATATCGTGGCGGGAATTGCGCGCATTGTGTCGATGGGCGGCGCCTGCCGCGAGTTGGGTAACCGCACCATGACGTCGGAATTCAACCTGCTGGCCGACCCGCACGCGGCGCACATCGTCTTTTCGCAGAATGTGCCGATGACGCTGTTGCCGCTGGACGCCACCCATCAGGTGATTCTGACGCCGGAGCGCGTTAGCGAGCTGGTCGCGCACGCCGGTCGGTTACGCGGCCCGCTGAGTCAACTAATGGCGTGTTGGGATCGCAACGACGTTAAACGTTACGGCTCCCGCGGCGGGCCGCTGCATGACCCGCTGGTGATCGCCTGGGTGCTGCGGCCCGACTTGTTTCAGACTGAACGGGCGCGGGTGCTGGTGGAGCATCAGAGCGAACTGTGTATGGGGCAGAGCGTCATGGATATTTACGGTAAATCCGGCCTGCCGGCGAATGTCGACGTGGTCACCGGCGTCAACGTAGAGGAAGTCATTCAGTTATTCTGTCAGCTGTTTTCAGCCTATGGAACCGCGAAATGACACCTCAACGAATCATTATTGATACCGATCCCGGCGTAGACGACGCCATTGCGCTGTGGCTGGCGCTGGCCTCGCCGGAACTGGACGTGTTGGGCATCACGGTAGCGGCCGGCAACGTGGCGCTGGAAAATACGCTGACCAACGCCCGGCGGATTGTGGCGCTGTCCGGGCGTGATGACGTGCCGGTGTTCGCCGGCGCGGAAAAGCCGCTAATCGGCCCGCAACGCTATGGCAAGTACGCCCATATCGGCGCGTTCAGCAATGAACTGGTGCCGGCGGGCGAGTGCCGGGTCACGCAGGAACACGCGGTGGATTTTATCGTCCGCACCGCGCGTCGGGCGGCGCAAGAACAGAACCCGATTACCTTTTGCGCCATCGGGCCGATGACCAATCTGGCGCTGGCGTTGATTCAGCACCCGGAGGTCGCGCGCGGCATCCGTCAGGTGGTAACCATGAGCTGCGCTTTTACCGCGCTCGGCCACCGCACGCCGTGGGCGGAATTCAATATCTATGCCGATCCGCACGCCGCCAGCCGGGTATTCAGCAGCGGCATCCCGCTGGTTGTCATGCCGCTGGACATGACGTTTCAGGCGTTGATGACCCAACAGGAAATCGACGTGGTGCAGCGCGATGCCGGGCGGCCCGGTCAGGCCATCGCTCGCCTGCTGGGCGCCTTTGACCGCAGCGACACGGCGCGTTTCGGGCGCGAAGGCAGCCCGGTGCATGACGCCACCACCGTGGCCTGGCTATTGCAGCCGTCGCTGTTTGCCGGACGAGAGGCGCGGGTCGGGGTGACCGTCGCCGGTGAAACCGCCGGGCATACCTGGGCGGATTTTTATGGCAAGCTATCGCAGGCGCCCAATGCGCAGGTGATGCAGTCGGTGGATGAACCCGGCTTTCTGTCGCTGCTGGTCCGGGTGCTGAGCCGCTACGGTCAGGCGGGTGTCCCGGCGCGTCACGCATAGAGCCTATTGGGACGGGTGCTTAACCTTCATCATTAACCACAAGGACGTGTCATGGCCCGCTTTTTACTCAGTCGTTTTCTGCAAACTTTGGTAACGCTGGCGGTCATGTCGGTGCTGGTTTTCGCCGGCGTTTATCTGGTCGGCAACCCGGTGGATGTGCTGTTGGGCAGCAACGCCACCCCAGCCGAGCGCGAGGCGGTGATCCGCGCGTTCGGGCTGGATAAAACTCTGTGGCAACAGTACCTGCTGTTTGTCACCCACGCGTTGCAGGGCGATTTGGGCAACTCCTTCATTTTTAACCAACCGGCGCTGCATCTGATTTTGCAACGTATGCCCGCCACGCTGGAGCTGGCGCTGGCGGCGTTTCTGCTGTCGCTGCTGATCGGCATTCCGCTGGGGGTGTTCGCCGGTCTGCGGCCGGACAGCCTGGCGGCGAAATCGGTGATGACACTATCGATTTTGGGCTTTAGCCTGCCGACCTTCTGGATCGGCATGATGATGGTCATGCTGTTCAGCGTGAAGCTGGGCTGGCTGCCGTCGTCGGGGCGGGGCGATACCGTGACGGTGGCGGGCGTGCCGCTGAGCTTGCTGACGGCGGATGGCTGGCGGCACCTGCTGTTGCCGGTGCTCAATCTGGCGCTGTTCAAGATATCGTTGATTATCCGCCTGACCCGCGCCGGCGTGCGCGAATGCCTGCAACAGGACTACGTGCGCTTTGCCCGCGCCAAGGGGCTGTCGGAGCGCCGTATCCTGTTCGTACACGTGCTGAAAAACACGCTAATCCCGCTGATTACGGTGATTGGCCTGGAGCTGGGGGCGTTGATCGCCTTTGCGGTGGTGACCGAAACCATTTACGCCTGGCCGGGGATGGGCAAACTGATTATCGACTCCATCGCGGTGCTGGATCGCCCGGTGATTCTGGCCTACCTGATGATGACGGTGGTGATGTTCAGCCTGATCAATCTGCTGGTGGATGTGCTGTACGCGGTGGTGGACCCGCGCATCCGCTTAGGCGGTGGGCAATGAGCCTGTCGGGACGCTCGGTGCATACCCGGTCCGGCGCGCCGGCGGCGCGTTCGGCGCTGGCTCGTACGTTGTCGCTGTTGTGTCATGACCGGCTGGCGCGGTTGGGGCTGTTTACGCTGGCGCTGATTGTCGGGCTGGCGCTGCTGGCGCCGTGGATTTCGCCGCAGAACCCGTATGACCTGACCCAACTGATGATCATGGATAACCGCCTGCCGCCGGGGTCAGCCGGAATGGGCGGGCTAACTTACTGGCTCGGCAGCGACGATCAGGGCCGCGATTTGCTGAGCGCCATGCTGTACGGCACCCGCACCAGCCTGACCGTCGGGGTCAGCAGCGCGCTGGCGGCGCTGGCCATCGGCATGACCGCCGGCATGTTGAGCGCCTGGCAGGGCGGCAAAACCGACGCGCTGCTGATGCGTATCGTCGATATCCAGCTCAGCTTCCCGCCGCTACTTATCGCCCTGATCCTGCTGGCGGTGTTGGGGCAGGGGGTGGACAAAATTATTCTGGCGCTGGTTATCACCCAGTGGGCGTATTACGCCCGCACCATTCGCGCTTCCGCCCTGTTGGAAAGCCGCCGCAACTATGTGGATGCGGCGCGCGGCATGGCGTTTTCCACGCCGCGCATTCTGTTTCGCCACATGCTGCCCAACTGCCTGCCGCCGCTGATCGTGGTCGCCACCCTGCGTATCGCTTACGCCATCATGCTGGAAGCGACGCTGTCGTTTCTCGGCATTGGCCTGCCGATTACCGAACCGTCGCTGGGGCTGTTGATCGCCAACGGCTTTGATTATTTGCTGTCCGGCGATTACTGGATCAGCCTGTTCCCCGGCGTGATGCTGCTGTTATTGATTGTGGCTATCAACCTGATCGGCGACGCCCTGCGTGATGCGCTGAATACCAGACAAGAGGAGTGAGGCGTGAATCAACCGGTGCTGCGCATTGAACAACTGAACACCGCGTTTCGGGTCAACGGTGAGTGGCTGAATGTGGTACAGGATCTGTCGTTTGAGATTGGCGAGCGGGAAACCGTGGTGCTGGTGGGCGAGTCCGGTTCCGGCAAAAGCGTCACTGCGCTGTCCATTATGCGCCTGCTGGCCGGGCCGCAGGTGCGGACTACCGGGCGGGCGCTGTTCGACGGCCGCGACCTGCTGGCGCTGCCCGCCCGCGAAATGCAGCACATCCGCGGCAATCGCATCGGCATGGTGTTTCAGGAGCCGATGACCAGCCTTAATCCGGTACTGAAAATCGGCACCCAGATTACCGAAGTGTTGCGGCGTCACCGGGGAATGGACCACGCCGGCGCCCGGGCGGAAGCGGTGCGATTGCTGGAAAAGGTACGCATTCCCGCCGCCCGCTCCCGGCTGGACGAGTACCCGCTCAGCTTTTCCGGCGGTATGCGCCAGCGGGTGGTGATCGCCATCGCGCTGGCCTGCCATCCCCGCTTGTTGATTGTCGATGAACCCACCACGGCGCTGGATGTCACCATTCAGGCGCAAATCCTGGCGCTGATCAAAACGTTGCAGGACGAAGAGGGCATGTCGATTCTGTTCATCACCCACGATATGGGGGTGGTGGCGGAAGTGGCCGATCGCACTATGGTGATGTACCACGGCGCCGGGGTGGAAATGGCGGACACCCGCCGGCTGTTTCGTGCGCCGCAACATCCGTACAGCAAGACGCTGTTTTCCGCCGTGCCGCGGCTGGGCGACATGGCCGATAGCCGTTTGCCCCGACGGTTCGCGCTGTTCGGGCAGTCAGCGGCGGCGAGCGCCCCGCTGGCGGACACGGTGACGCCGGGAGAACCGGTGCTGGCGGTGCGCGGCTTGATCAAGCGTTTTGAGGTGAAAAGCGGCTGGCTGCGCCGGGTGACCGGCCGGGTACATGCCGTGGAAAACGTGTCGTTCAGTCTGCAACCGGGGGAAACCTTATCGCTGGTGGGCGAGTCCGGCTGCGGCAAGTCCACCGCCGGGCGCGCCATTCTGCGGTTGCTGGAGCCGAATGGCGGTGCGGTGTCGCTGTGCGGCGAGAACATGCTGGCGGCCGGCGCGTCGGCGCTGGCCGGCTTGCGGATGCGGGCGCAGATGATTTTTCAGGACCCGTACGACAGCCTCAACCCTCGGCTGACCGTAGGCAGCGCGATTGCCGAACCGATGATCAGCCACGGTCTGGCGTCAGCGCGCCAGGCGCAGCAAAAAGTGGCGGAACTGCTGGAAAAGGTGGGATTGCAGGCCGACATGGCCGAGCGCTATCCGCATCAGTTTTCCGGTGGCCAGCGCCAGCGCTTATGCATCGCGCGGGCGCTGGCGCT is from Dickeya dianthicola NCPPB 453 and encodes:
- a CDS encoding nucleoside hydrolase translates to MTPQRIIIDTDPGVDDAIALWLALASPELDVLGITVAAGNVALENTLTNARRIVALSGRDDVPVFAGAEKPLIGPQRYGKYAHIGAFSNELVPAGECRVTQEHAVDFIVRTARRAAQEQNPITFCAIGPMTNLALALIQHPEVARGIRQVVTMSCAFTALGHRTPWAEFNIYADPHAASRVFSSGIPLVVMPLDMTFQALMTQQEIDVVQRDAGRPGQAIARLLGAFDRSDTARFGREGSPVHDATTVAWLLQPSLFAGREARVGVTVAGETAGHTWADFYGKLSQAPNAQVMQSVDEPGFLSLLVRVLSRYGQAGVPARHA
- a CDS encoding nucleoside hydrolase, giving the protein MRSIPVIIDCDPGIDDALALLSAFVAPQLAIQGITVVNGNQPLPNTLRNALQIVELGERTDIPVFAGCWQPMLREPIHGQFHGKNGLGDSDFPAPRKAAEMQHAVNFLIARCREAAQSGERITLCSLGPLTNLASAFCIAPDIVAGIARIVSMGGACRELGNRTMTSEFNLLADPHAAHIVFSQNVPMTLLPLDATHQVILTPERVSELVAHAGRLRGPLSQLMACWDRNDVKRYGSRGGPLHDPLVIAWVLRPDLFQTERARVLVEHQSELCMGQSVMDIYGKSGLPANVDVVTGVNVEEVIQLFCQLFSAYGTAK
- a CDS encoding ABC transporter permease, with the translated sequence MARFLLSRFLQTLVTLAVMSVLVFAGVYLVGNPVDVLLGSNATPAEREAVIRAFGLDKTLWQQYLLFVTHALQGDLGNSFIFNQPALHLILQRMPATLELALAAFLLSLLIGIPLGVFAGLRPDSLAAKSVMTLSILGFSLPTFWIGMMMVMLFSVKLGWLPSSGRGDTVTVAGVPLSLLTADGWRHLLLPVLNLALFKISLIIRLTRAGVRECLQQDYVRFARAKGLSERRILFVHVLKNTLIPLITVIGLELGALIAFAVVTETIYAWPGMGKLIIDSIAVLDRPVILAYLMMTVVMFSLINLLVDVLYAVVDPRIRLGGGQ
- a CDS encoding ABC transporter permease produces the protein MSLSGRSVHTRSGAPAARSALARTLSLLCHDRLARLGLFTLALIVGLALLAPWISPQNPYDLTQLMIMDNRLPPGSAGMGGLTYWLGSDDQGRDLLSAMLYGTRTSLTVGVSSALAALAIGMTAGMLSAWQGGKTDALLMRIVDIQLSFPPLLIALILLAVLGQGVDKIILALVITQWAYYARTIRASALLESRRNYVDAARGMAFSTPRILFRHMLPNCLPPLIVVATLRIAYAIMLEATLSFLGIGLPITEPSLGLLIANGFDYLLSGDYWISLFPGVMLLLLIVAINLIGDALRDALNTRQEE
- a CDS encoding ABC transporter ATP-binding protein, with protein sequence MNQPVLRIEQLNTAFRVNGEWLNVVQDLSFEIGERETVVLVGESGSGKSVTALSIMRLLAGPQVRTTGRALFDGRDLLALPAREMQHIRGNRIGMVFQEPMTSLNPVLKIGTQITEVLRRHRGMDHAGARAEAVRLLEKVRIPAARSRLDEYPLSFSGGMRQRVVIAIALACHPRLLIVDEPTTALDVTIQAQILALIKTLQDEEGMSILFITHDMGVVAEVADRTMVMYHGAGVEMADTRRLFRAPQHPYSKTLFSAVPRLGDMADSRLPRRFALFGQSAAASAPLADTVTPGEPVLAVRGLIKRFEVKSGWLRRVTGRVHAVENVSFSLQPGETLSLVGESGCGKSTAGRAILRLLEPNGGAVSLCGENMLAAGASALAGLRMRAQMIFQDPYDSLNPRLTVGSAIAEPMISHGLASARQAQQKVAELLEKVGLQADMAERYPHQFSGGQRQRLCIARALALNPRVIIADEAVSALDMTVKAQIVNLLLDLQQQLGLAYLFISHDMAVVERISHRVAVMYQGEIVEIGPRQAVFNDPQHLYTRRLLAAVPVPDPEKRVRRSMQADELHSPLRPADYQPPARRYRQVGDGHLVLLS